In Eupeodes corollae chromosome 3, idEupCoro1.1, whole genome shotgun sequence, a single genomic region encodes these proteins:
- the LOC129949702 gene encoding inactive peptidyl-prolyl cis-trans isomerase shutdown-like: MKIDMNPEVEEPSLNILSTPLSISDLIVNGTKFEINANFDDEEFISDLFDEINPGSDNEDDSDIDNAKLVSPWQHSFEELRLQMTKLNDYMYKKVTKEGNSEKGTVPPMARVCIRYNAYWEGEGAPFDSSFLRGSSHSFYTGRGEVLEGLEEAVKSMYKGEEAQFVISYHLLFREMGCPPRVKPKADGLFIIECVDFNAVGDINATDSLTDEDRNKFPAVIAKAKDVHLKGIDFFGQGMYKNACKAFMKAVHALNFCQLKNEEEQEQQTAFLIKLHTNLAVCYNKLNQSNKTILMCREIRRLTNNKMSCKALFQEGRALLMLGEFARARALLVKAQNLEPSNADVNKELKTLELRYSKYIDNEKELWTRAMSVMKQSKDKQKKPSQNDTDTAFREEMASIIESLKKNENFKSFELPSGLTPKEISVVNELAIEKNMKLQSSPLENSTYTLVKK, translated from the exons ATGAAAATTGATATGAATCCCGAAGTAGAAGAACCTTCTTTAAACATTCTCAGTACTCCATTATCTATaag TGATCTTATTGTCAATGGcactaaatttgaaataaacgcAAACTTTGACGATGAAGAATTTATTTCGGATTTATTCGATGAAATCAACCCCGGATCAGATAACGAAGATGATTCGGACATCGATAATGCCAAACTCGTCTCCCCATGGCAGCATTCTTTTGAAGAACTGCGTCTCCAAATGACCAAGTTAAATGACTATATGTACAAAAAAGTCACGAAGGAGGGCAACAGTGAAAAAGGAACAGTGCCTCCCATGGCCCGAGTTTGCATTCGCTACAACGCTTATTGGGAGGGAGAGGGCGCCCCTTTTGACTCGTCATTTCTGCGAGGCTCTTCACATTCCTTTTACACAGGACGAGGTGAAGTCTTGGAAGGCCTCGAAGAAGCCGTCAAATCAATGTATAAAGGCGAAGAGGCTCAATTTGTCATATCTTATCACTTGCTCTTCCGCGAAATGGGATGCCCACCACGTGTCAAACCCAAAGCCGATGGGCTCTTTATAATCGAATGTGTTGATTTCAACGCTGTAGGTGATATAAATGCCACAGATTCACTTACCGATGAGGATCGCAATAAATTTCCAGCCGTCATTGCCAAAGCAAAAGATGTCCATCTTAAAGGAATTGATTTTTTCGGTCAAGGCATGTACAAGAACGCGTGTAAGGCTTTTATGAAAGCTGTTCATGCATTGAACTTCTGTCaacttaaaaatgaagaagagcAAGAACAACAAACTGCTTTCTTGATAAAGTTACACACAAACTTGGCTGTTTGCTACAATAAGCTTAACCAATCTAACAAAACCATTCTCATGTGTCGAGAGATAAGACGCCTAACGAACAACAAAATGAGTTGTAAAGCTCTTTTTCAGGAGGGAAGGGCTCTGCTTATGTTAGGTGAGTTTGCGAGAGCTCGAGCATTATTAGTCAAAGCTCAAAACCTGGAACCTAGTAATGCAGATGTTAATAAGGAACTAAAAACTTTAGAATTACGTTACAGTAAGTACATAGATAATGAAAAAGAATTATGGACACGAGCTATGTCTGTAATGAAGCAGAgtaaagataaacaaaaaaagcctTCACAAAATGATACGGATACAGCATTCCGTGAGGAAATGGCAAGTATCATAGAATCactaaagaaaaatgaaaattttaaatccttTGAACTGCCATCTGGTTTAACACCAAAAGAAATAAGCGTAGTTAATGAATTGGCCATAGAAAAGAACATGAAATTGCAGTCATCTCCTTTAGAAAATTCCACTTATACAttggtgaaaaaataa
- the LOC129951338 gene encoding ubiquitin carboxyl-terminal hydrolase 14 produces MPSYKVKVKWGRENFPGIEVNTDEEPLLFKAQLYALTGVQPDRQKVMFKGSQLKDNEWNIQLKEGAAILLLGTKEEVPQLPQEPTKFIEDMNESELATALDLPAGLTNLGNTCYMNATVQCLKSVPELREALVEFKDDSPSSSSASSKITTAIKSLVVQLEKGTTVTPIMLLQTLHTAFPQFSQSEGNGTYRQQDANECWSEILKMLQDKLPARPSEKKYNSFIEQYFGGSFDVEMKCNECSDEPASLSKENFLQLSCFISPEVKHMHTGLKSKMQEQLTKFSEALGRDAVYVRSSKISRLPAYLTIQFVRFQYKGREGINAKVLKDIKFPIDFDVFELCTPQLQAKLTPAREKLKKIEDAKLEKLREEPSEKPDDKHAPSAELTSFPEDLGSNNSGYYTLQAVLTHKGRSSSSGHYVGWVRQGSDTWMKFDDDVVSAVTTEDILRLSGGGDWHCAYVLLYGPKI; encoded by the coding sequence ATGCCTTCTTACAAGGTAAAAGTGAAATGGGGACGTGAAAACTTTCCAGGCATTGAAGTAAACACCGACGAAGAACCTCTTCTTTTTAAAGCTCAACTTTATGCTCTAACTGGTGTCCAACCAGATCGCCAAAAAGTAATGTTTAAAGGTAGTCAGCTGAAAGACAACGAATGGAACATTCAGCTCAAGGAAGGTGCTGCAATTCTTTTGTTAGGAACAAAAGAAGAAGTACCGCAATTGCCTCAGGAGCCAACTAAATTCATTGAAGACATGAATGAGTCCGAGTTAGCAACTGCCCTCGACTTACCGGCAGGCTTAACTAACCTGGGTAACACTTGCTACATGAATGCCACGGTGCAGTGTTTAAAGTCAGTGCCAGAATTGCGAGAAGCATTAGTAGAATTCAAAGATGATAGTCCTTCTAGTTCATCGGCTTCTTCTAAAATAACAACGGCAATAAAGTCGCTTGTTGTTCAGCTTGAGAAGGGCACAACTGTTACTCCTATAATGTTGCTGCAAACCTTGCACACAGCATTTCCTCAATTTTCCCAAAGTGAAGGCAATGGAACTTATAGGCAACAAGACGCCAATGAGTGTTGGTCGGAAATATTGAAGATGCTGCAAGATAAGTTACCAGCAAGACCAAGTGAAAAGAAGTATAACTCGTTCATAGAACAATATTTTGGAGGATCTTTTGATGTTGAAATGAAATGCAATGAATGCTCAGATGAGCCAGCAAGTCTAAGtaaagaaaactttttgcaGCTTAGTTGCTTCATCTCTCCAGAGGTTAAACACATGCACACcggtttaaaatcaaaaatgcaaGAACAACTTACCAAATTTTCCGAAGCCCTGGGAAGGGACGCCGTGTATGTTAGATCATCGAAAATAAGTCGTTTACCAGCATATCTTACCATTCAATTTGTTCGTTTCCAATACAAGGGAAGAGAAGGTATAAATGCGAAAGTTCTAAAAGACATTAAGTTTCCGATTGATTTTGATGTGTTTGAACTTTGCACGCCCCAACTTCAAGCAAAACTTACACCAGCGCGGGAGAAGTTGAAGAAAATTGAAGACGCAAAATTGGAGAAATTGAGAGAAGAACCATCTGAAAAACCAGATGATAAACATGCTCCATCTGCTGAACTGACCTCATTTCCCGAAGATCTGGGGAGCAATAATTCTGGATACTATACTCTGCAGGCTGTACTAACTCACAAAGGAAGATCAAGTTCCTCTGGACATTATGTGGGATGGGTACGACAGGGATCTGACACATGGATGAAATTTGATGACGATGTAGTTTCTGCAGTTACAACAGAAgatattttaagattatctGGTGGTGGCGATTGGCATTGTGCATATGTATTATTGTATGGACCTAAAATTTAG